The Armatimonadota bacterium genome includes a window with the following:
- a CDS encoding fibrillarin-like rRNA methylase, protein MSEKLFNPENAGRLDDPERRKWLPPEAVLDLLELREGMTVADVGAGTGYFALPLAERLGSAGVVLAVDIQPAMLERLKANLVGQPASERIRPSLGAADATGLPDASADLVLLANVWHEVDDHAAVLRETERILRPGGRLAILDWRTDVEQPPGPPLDHRVSPARTYIALEDAGWSVHLTDDVGDYSYLMIAAPPRR, encoded by the coding sequence ATGTCAGAGAAACTTTTCAACCCTGAGAACGCCGGACGTCTTGACGACCCGGAGCGGCGGAAATGGCTGCCGCCGGAGGCCGTGCTGGACTTGCTGGAGCTCCGTGAGGGGATGACGGTGGCCGATGTAGGCGCCGGAACGGGATACTTCGCCCTGCCCCTGGCGGAGAGATTGGGCAGCGCCGGTGTGGTCCTGGCTGTTGACATCCAGCCCGCAATGCTTGAGCGATTGAAAGCCAATCTGGTCGGTCAGCCGGCGAGCGAGCGGATAAGGCCCTCTTTGGGAGCCGCTGATGCCACGGGTCTGCCGGATGCCTCCGCGGATCTGGTGCTGCTGGCCAACGTCTGGCACGAGGTGGACGACCACGCCGCCGTTCTGCGGGAGACAGAGCGGATCCTGAGACCGGGCGGCAGGCTGGCCATCCTGGACTGGCGGACAGATGTGGAGCAGCCCCCCGGCCCCCCCCTGGACCATCGCGTCTCGCCGGCCCGCACGTACATTGCGTTGGAGGATGCTGGCTGGAGTGTCCATCTGACGGACGACGTGGGCGACTACAGCTATCTGATGATTGCCGCGCCGCCGCGGAGGTGA
- a CDS encoding DeoR family transcriptional regulator, with the protein MGVSEATVRRDLRALSEAGHLELVYGGATLPKAADVSLASRALRNMEAKRLIGMLAGELVRDHEMLYVDGGTTCFEMRHLLKRRRGLSVIVNSWRWAVELSGVDACSVILIGGHYRHEREDCVGPLAAQSIDQLRGYVAFISADGLDKEFGLWSNDIETAYLYQHVVRNARETVLLVDHSKFASPSLFRICGWECVSRLVTDRDPGPQWREFLEERGVSVVSGGESDLLFSGRDNQ; encoded by the coding sequence TTGGGAGTCTCCGAGGCCACCGTGCGCCGTGATCTGCGCGCCCTGTCCGAGGCCGGGCATCTGGAACTTGTCTACGGTGGCGCCACGCTCCCAAAGGCGGCGGACGTCTCTCTGGCGTCCCGGGCGCTGCGGAATATGGAGGCCAAGCGCCTGATCGGCATGCTGGCGGGAGAACTGGTGCGCGACCACGAGATGCTTTACGTGGACGGAGGCACCACCTGCTTCGAAATGCGCCACCTCCTCAAGCGGCGCAGGGGACTGTCCGTCATCGTCAATTCCTGGAGATGGGCGGTAGAGTTGTCGGGTGTGGACGCCTGCAGCGTCATCCTGATTGGAGGACACTACCGTCATGAGCGGGAGGACTGTGTGGGCCCGCTGGCGGCACAGTCCATCGACCAGTTGCGCGGTTATGTGGCGTTTATCTCGGCGGACGGCCTGGACAAGGAGTTCGGGCTCTGGTCCAATGACATCGAGACTGCATACCTGTATCAGCACGTGGTGCGCAACGCTCGTGAGACCGTTCTGCTGGTGGACCACAGCAAGTTTGCGTCCCCTTCGCTGTTCCGCATCTGCGGATGGGAATGTGTCTCCCGCCTGGTAACGGACCGCGATCCCGGCCCCCAGTGGAGGGAGTTCCTTGAAGAACGCGGCGTTTCCGTTGTGTCTGGAGGAGAGTCGGATCTCCTGTTTTCAGGAAGAGATAACCAGTGA
- a CDS encoding L-lysine 6-transaminase: MGSQNGERFPGPESRRMLEELGRYVIATPWPFVVDLERSHGLWLVTVDGQEIFDWAGYYASKLIGHNHPGLQDPDYLRRLARAANNKTANPDSLTPECLEYYRLIHSLAPCCMASASDDLEVYAVNSGAEAVENMMKYFINLYLQKHGPPEPSSTPRRFIYFDQAFHGRTVFALNVTQLAHAPVVTRDFRGFDHGNYQAVFPAVDTTAPHSDNVARTNASLAQLESLLQADSRNIVGIIVEPLQGAGGHRVALPEFYRALSELAHRYDVSLGFDEVQTAGGQTGSFFAVDLFDLPHPPQAVAAAKKLGCGVVYMLHPMQDRGVLDSTWGGTLADMVRFVREMEIVRAERLIEQVPAKATHLVEHLRRLEARFPSVMYNVRGLGLYQGWSMRTPELRDRLQEVALQGFGLLLLGAGTDTIRLRPVLDVSEEEIDLLAERLEAALAAL, from the coding sequence ATGGGTAGCCAGAACGGCGAAAGGTTTCCCGGTCCAGAGTCCCGGCGCATGCTGGAAGAGCTCGGCCGATATGTCATCGCCACGCCCTGGCCCTTCGTGGTTGATCTGGAGCGTTCGCACGGTCTGTGGCTGGTCACAGTGGACGGGCAGGAGATCTTCGACTGGGCAGGCTACTACGCGTCCAAGTTGATCGGACACAACCATCCCGGCCTGCAGGATCCGGATTATCTGCGCCGCCTTGCCCGGGCCGCCAACAATAAGACTGCGAACCCGGACTCTCTCACCCCGGAGTGCCTCGAGTACTACCGCCTGATCCACTCGCTGGCTCCCTGCTGCATGGCCTCGGCGAGCGATGACCTGGAGGTCTACGCGGTGAACTCCGGCGCGGAGGCGGTGGAGAATATGATGAAGTACTTCATCAATCTCTACCTGCAGAAGCACGGCCCGCCGGAGCCTTCCAGCACTCCCCGCCGCTTCATCTATTTCGATCAGGCGTTTCACGGACGAACCGTTTTCGCGTTGAACGTCACCCAGCTGGCGCACGCTCCGGTTGTTACCCGGGACTTCAGGGGATTCGACCACGGCAACTATCAGGCCGTCTTTCCCGCCGTGGACACCACCGCGCCGCATTCAGACAACGTCGCCCGAACCAATGCATCGCTCGCGCAGCTGGAAAGCCTGCTTCAGGCGGATTCGCGGAACATCGTCGGCATCATCGTGGAGCCACTGCAAGGAGCGGGCGGCCACCGTGTGGCCCTGCCGGAGTTTTACCGGGCGCTTAGCGAACTTGCGCACCGCTACGATGTGTCGCTGGGCTTCGACGAGGTGCAGACGGCAGGCGGTCAGACCGGGTCGTTTTTCGCAGTGGATCTGTTCGATCTGCCGCATCCGCCACAGGCTGTCGCTGCGGCCAAGAAGCTCGGCTGCGGGGTGGTATACATGCTTCACCCTATGCAGGACCGCGGCGTGCTGGACTCCACTTGGGGCGGAACCCTTGCCGATATGGTCCGGTTCGTCCGGGAGATGGAGATCGTGCGGGCTGAGCGGCTTATCGAGCAGGTTCCGGCGAAAGCCACGCATCTGGTGGAGCATCTGCGGCGGTTAGAGGCGCGTTTCCCCTCGGTGATGTACAACGTCCGGGGTCTGGGACTCTACCAGGGTTGGAGCATGCGGACTCCCGAGCTGCGGGATCGTCTGCAGGAGGTAGCTCTTCAGGGTTTCGGCCTGCTGCTCCTCGGGGCGGGCACGGACACCATCCGCCTCAGGCCGGTGCTGGACGTGTCGGAAGAGGAGATTGATCTGCTGGCGGAGCGCCTGGAGGCTGCGCTGGCAGCGTTGTGA
- a CDS encoding pyruvate dehydrogenase E1 subunit beta translates to MPKSIPIHPKDVRKSGMLKFEPIPLNQYRRKFKDELDRFAREDLLRIYYDMVVIRQFESMLNEVKTKTSFRGIEYNHRGPAHLSIGQEACAVGQAFLLGVDDHIFGSHRSHGEILAKGLSAIAKLGEDELMDIMKSYNDGLTLKVVETQLPDDDSAPSDVRSLAIDYLIYGALAEIFGREAGFNKGLGGSMHAFFTPFGIYPNNAIVGGSGDIAVGAALFKKVNHRPGIVICNIGDAAAGCGPVWEGLCFATMDQFKTLWDEQHRGGLPIIFNFVNNFYGMGGQPVGETMGFGVLARMGAGLTPDQLHAERVDGYNPLAVIDAIARKKELLEQGHGPVLLDTLTYRFSGHSPSDASSYRDRSEVEEWMQQDSIKSYGEELVKSGLCSEQDLREMERDVETRIFRAYRKAVDLELSPRADLYSVGSLLEQVMFSNQKIENLDPGREPETLIPIEENPRVKQLAGKSRSGLDADGNPLPKGKCVALRDAIFEAILDRFYVDPTLVAYGEENRDWGGAFAVYRGLTEALPYHRLFNTPISEGAIVGTGVGYGLEGGRAIVELMYCDFMGRAGDEIFNQLSKWQSMSGGMLKMPVVLRVSVGSKYGAQHSQDWTSICAHIPGLKVVFPATPYDAKGLMYSALVGTDPVVFFESQRIYDMPELFHGAEGVPEGYYEVPIGVPDIKKPGSDLTILTVGATLYRALEAARTLEEQYGISCEVIDARSLVPFDYSLVIESVKKTGRILLASDACERGSILQTFAAKISHFCFDDLDAPPVVVGARNWITPADEVEDSFFPFPSDILDAVHEHIQRLPGYTVKRPNDLEELQRRSRLGI, encoded by the coding sequence ATGCCGAAAAGCATCCCGATTCACCCGAAAGATGTGCGAAAGAGCGGAATGCTCAAGTTCGAGCCTATCCCGCTGAATCAGTATCGGAGAAAGTTTAAAGACGAGCTGGACCGCTTCGCGCGGGAGGACCTGCTTCGCATCTATTACGACATGGTGGTGATCCGCCAGTTCGAGAGCATGCTGAACGAGGTCAAGACAAAGACCAGCTTCCGTGGGATCGAGTACAACCACAGAGGTCCGGCTCATCTTTCCATCGGTCAGGAGGCTTGTGCCGTTGGGCAGGCGTTTCTGCTGGGCGTTGACGACCACATCTTCGGAAGCCACCGCAGCCACGGAGAGATCCTGGCCAAGGGTCTGTCCGCGATCGCCAAGCTCGGGGAAGACGAGCTTATGGACATTATGAAGTCCTACAATGATGGACTCACGCTGAAAGTGGTGGAGACGCAGCTTCCGGATGACGACTCTGCGCCCTCCGATGTCCGGTCGCTTGCCATTGATTACCTCATTTACGGGGCGCTCGCGGAGATCTTCGGACGGGAAGCGGGCTTCAACAAAGGCCTGGGCGGATCCATGCACGCCTTCTTCACGCCGTTTGGCATCTACCCCAACAATGCCATCGTGGGCGGTTCCGGAGACATCGCCGTCGGCGCTGCGCTGTTCAAGAAGGTGAATCACCGCCCTGGAATCGTCATCTGCAACATCGGTGATGCTGCGGCCGGTTGCGGACCTGTCTGGGAGGGTTTATGCTTCGCCACCATGGACCAATTCAAGACCCTCTGGGACGAGCAGCACCGCGGAGGTCTGCCCATCATCTTTAACTTTGTGAATAACTTCTACGGTATGGGTGGCCAGCCCGTGGGCGAAACCATGGGCTTTGGAGTGCTGGCTCGGATGGGAGCTGGACTGACGCCGGATCAGTTGCATGCAGAGCGTGTGGACGGCTACAACCCGCTGGCCGTCATTGACGCCATTGCCCGAAAGAAAGAGCTCTTGGAGCAGGGTCACGGGCCCGTTCTTCTGGATACGCTGACCTATCGTTTCAGCGGCCATTCTCCCTCGGATGCCTCTTCCTACCGCGACCGCTCCGAAGTCGAGGAGTGGATGCAGCAGGACTCCATCAAGAGCTATGGCGAGGAGCTCGTGAAATCCGGCCTTTGCTCGGAGCAGGACCTGCGCGAGATGGAGCGGGACGTGGAGACGCGGATCTTCCGCGCCTACCGCAAGGCCGTGGATCTGGAGCTCTCGCCCCGCGCCGATCTATACTCCGTGGGTAGCCTGCTGGAGCAGGTGATGTTCTCCAACCAGAAGATCGAGAACCTGGATCCGGGCCGCGAGCCGGAGACGCTCATTCCTATCGAGGAGAACCCGCGGGTGAAGCAGCTGGCCGGCAAAAGCCGTTCTGGCCTGGACGCCGACGGCAACCCCCTCCCGAAAGGGAAGTGTGTGGCGCTGCGGGATGCCATCTTCGAGGCCATTCTGGACCGGTTCTACGTGGATCCCACGTTGGTGGCTTACGGCGAGGAGAACCGCGACTGGGGCGGAGCATTCGCGGTCTACCGGGGGCTCACGGAAGCGCTGCCGTATCATCGCCTGTTCAACACGCCCATCTCCGAGGGAGCCATCGTGGGGACGGGCGTTGGCTACGGTCTGGAGGGCGGACGGGCCATCGTCGAGCTGATGTACTGCGACTTCATGGGGCGCGCCGGAGACGAGATCTTCAATCAGCTCTCCAAGTGGCAGTCAATGTCCGGTGGGATGCTTAAGATGCCGGTGGTCCTGCGCGTGTCCGTGGGCTCCAAGTACGGCGCGCAGCATAGTCAGGACTGGACGTCCATCTGCGCTCACATCCCGGGGCTGAAGGTGGTTTTCCCGGCCACTCCGTACGACGCCAAGGGGCTGATGTACTCCGCTCTGGTCGGGACGGATCCTGTCGTGTTCTTCGAGAGTCAGCGGATCTACGATATGCCGGAGCTGTTCCACGGAGCCGAAGGGGTGCCGGAGGGCTACTACGAGGTTCCAATCGGAGTTCCGGATATCAAGAAGCCGGGCTCGGATCTCACCATCCTGACCGTCGGCGCCACCCTGTACCGCGCCCTGGAGGCGGCTCGTACGTTGGAGGAGCAATACGGAATATCCTGCGAGGTCATCGACGCGCGCTCGCTGGTTCCGTTCGATTACTCCTTGGTCATCGAATCGGTGAAGAAGACAGGGCGCATCCTCCTGGCGTCTGATGCCTGCGAGAGGGGGAGCATCCTGCAGACGTTCGCCGCCAAGATCTCGCACTTCTGTTTCGACGATCTGGATGCGCCGCCGGTGGTCGTCGGTGCGCGCAACTGGATCACGCCCGCGGACGAGGTGGAGGACAGCTTCTTCCCGTTCCCGTCCGATATCCTGGATGCCGTGCATGAGCATATCCAGCGTCTGCCTGGATACACGGTGAAGCGCCCGAACGACCTCGAGGAGCTCCAGCGGCGCAGCCGGCTGGGAATCTGA